The Ornithinibacillus sp. 4-3 region TGGTTGATTTAGAGATTGAGAATTATTCGACTGTGCAATGGTTAGCAACAGGTTATATGCTTGTAAGCGGGATTTTAATACCTGCTTCAGCTTTTTTAATTACACGCTTTTCGAATCGGAAGTTATTTATTACAGCTATGGCTATATTCAGCTTAGGTACAGCTCTTGCGGCTTTTGCACCTAACTTCGGTATGCTACTGGCAGGGCGGATGGTTCAAGCGGCAGGTTCTTCTGTAATGGGGCCTTTGTTAATGAATATTATGCTAGTTAGTTTTCCACGTAATAAACGTGGTACAGCGATGGGTGTGTTCGGTCTGGTTATGATTGTCGCACCAGCAATTGGTCCAACGCTGTCAGGATATATTGTTGAGTACCATAACTGGCGAGTGTTATTTGAAATGATTTTACCACTAGCTATTATCAGTTTAGTATTAGCTATTTGGAAGTTCCGTAATGTGATGGAGCAGGATAAACAGGCTTCACTTGATTATTTATCACTTGTTTTATCCAGTATCGGATTTGGTGGCTTGTTATATGGAGTAAGTAATGCTAGTGCCCATGGATGGAGTGACTCTATTGTTTTGACTACGATAATTGTTGGTGGGATCGCCTTGATTCTATTTGTGATTCGTCAGTTGAAGCTAGAAAATCCATTATTGGATTTACGTCCATATAAATATCCAATGTTTACTCTAGCTTCAATTATTATGGTAGTAAACGCGGTAGCGATGTTTTCAGGGATGATTCTAACACC contains the following coding sequences:
- a CDS encoding DHA2 family efflux MFS transporter permease subunit, which gives rise to MLSILFVGAFVSFLNNSLLNVALPSIMVDLEIENYSTVQWLATGYMLVSGILIPASAFLITRFSNRKLFITAMAIFSLGTALAAFAPNFGMLLAGRMVQAAGSSVMGPLLMNIMLVSFPRNKRGTAMGVFGLVMIVAPAIGPTLSGYIVEYHNWRVLFEMILPLAIISLVLAIWKFRNVMEQDKQASLDYLSLVLSSIGFGGLLYGVSNASAHGWSDSIVLTTIIVGGIALILFVIRQLKLENPLLDLRPYKYPMFTLASIIMVVNAVAMFSGMILTPAYIQDVRGISPMHSGLMLLPGAVVMGIMSPITGRLFDKFGPRALAFVGLTITGVSTFMLAHLQVDSGYAYIVTVYTLRMLGMSMVMMPIMTNGLNQLPTSLNPHGTAINNTAQQVSGALGTAVMITIMNSVTTTKGETLMQGVDPSTLNEAAMMSVSQEALLAGIQYSFYVALAINILALILSLFMKRVDTSDQAVKKIEKEEGVVKPALT